One region of Malania oleifera isolate guangnan ecotype guangnan chromosome 6, ASM2987363v1, whole genome shotgun sequence genomic DNA includes:
- the LOC131157027 gene encoding NAD(P)H-quinone oxidoreductase subunit S, chloroplastic: MASSFTLPSLQYPFLIKSQFLGQIHLPIHLHRSSPTIPTTHSTIGSSPCANFDLFKIMEGRGLCNGEEGLQQELKRNISEQSTPPPATAAKDQENPSSPPVLPCSVVPEKAFEKELFGLTGGFPGGEKGLQQFIEKNLA, translated from the coding sequence ATGGCTTCTTCCTTCACTCTCCCAAGCCTTCAATATCCTTTCCTCATCAAATCTCAGTTTCTAGGTCAAATCCACCTTCCAATTCACCTTCATAGATCATCTCCCACAATCCCCACCACACACTCCACCATTGGTTCAAGCCCCTGCGCCAACTTTGACCTCTTCAAGATCATGGAAGGCAGGGGACTCTGCAATGGAGAAGAAGGTCTTCAACAAGAGCTCAAGAGGAACATCTCAGAACAAAGTACACCACCACCAGCAACAGCAGCCAAAGACCAAGAAAACCCGAGTAGTCCCCCGGTCTTGCCCTGCAGCGTAGTACCAGAAAAGGCTTTCGAGAAGGAGCTGTTTGGGCTGACTGGTGGATTCCCCGGCGGCGAAAAGGGTCTGCAGCAGTTCATTGAGAAGAACCTCGCATAG